A genomic segment from Candidatus Brocadia sinica JPN1 encodes:
- the arsS gene encoding arsenosugar biosynthesis radical SAM (seleno)protein ArsS (Some members of this family are selenoproteins.), which translates to MCGFNTLQDSKINFEDKLRQYGFHLRRTKLKTLQINVGKLCNQACTHCHVDAGPERNEIMSAETADRVLNLLANSPSIESVDFTGGAPELNPAFRSMVTRSRSLGRRVMDRCNLTVLFVNGQEDLAEFFRANSVEVIASLPCYSRENVDKQRGRGVFDKSIDALRKLNSLGYGLKGSGLRLDLAYNPGGAFLPPSQEELEKQYKKELRVKFGIVFNRLYAMTNMPIKRWKEYLEHTGQMERYRALLINAFNPQTVDGLMCRTLISVGWDGQLYDCDFNQMLEIPVAGRCRTISHIESFDKFNHGLIVTGAHCFGCTAGAGSSCGGSLIHNIET; encoded by the coding sequence ATGTGCGGGTTTAATACGTTGCAAGATTCAAAGATAAATTTTGAAGATAAATTAAGGCAATACGGCTTCCATCTAAGGCGTACAAAGCTTAAAACGCTTCAGATAAACGTTGGAAAGTTATGCAACCAGGCGTGTACGCATTGTCATGTGGATGCGGGTCCGGAGAGAAATGAAATAATGTCGGCTGAAACGGCGGATCGGGTATTAAACCTCCTTGCCAATTCACCATCAATTGAGTCAGTAGATTTCACCGGCGGTGCCCCTGAGCTTAATCCTGCATTCCGTTCTATGGTTACCCGGTCTCGTTCTCTGGGGCGCCGTGTTATGGATCGGTGCAATCTCACCGTCTTATTTGTCAATGGTCAGGAAGATTTGGCAGAATTTTTCAGGGCTAATAGCGTCGAAGTGATTGCATCGTTACCCTGTTATTCCAGGGAAAACGTGGATAAACAGCGTGGCAGAGGTGTATTTGACAAGAGTATCGATGCACTACGGAAGCTGAACTCTTTAGGGTATGGGCTGAAAGGGAGCGGACTGAGATTAGACTTAGCATATAATCCTGGCGGAGCTTTCCTTCCACCGTCTCAGGAGGAATTAGAAAAGCAGTATAAAAAGGAACTGCGGGTGAAGTTTGGAATTGTATTCAATCGTTTGTATGCAATGACAAACATGCCAATTAAAAGATGGAAGGAATATCTCGAGCATACAGGGCAGATGGAACGTTACAGAGCACTTCTTATCAACGCATTCAATCCGCAGACAGTAGACGGTCTGATGTGCAGGACGCTCATTTCTGTCGGTTGGGATGGCCAGCTTTATGACTGCGATTTTAATCAGATGCTCGAAATTCCTGTCGCAGGTCGTTGCAGGACAATATCCCATATTGAGTCTTTCGATAAATTTAATCATGGTTTAATTGTTACTGGTGCTCACTGCTTCGGTTGCACTGCAGGAGCTGGAAGCAGTTGCGGAGGTTCGTTGATTCATAACATAGAGACGTAA
- a CDS encoding TlpA family protein disulfide reductase, translated as MNKKVFKCKCFTFLFAVILIAASTISYAEGTLKKLNLAELNSLLESNKGKVVVLNLWATWCPPCRKEMPGFINLYKKYKGKGIEIIGVAFDENGQEVVPPFIKSLGVNYPIYLDGGDIGPAYDLQAYPTTIIYGKDGKVVNKHLGYLSEEDLDAELSKLLKK; from the coding sequence ATGAATAAAAAAGTATTTAAATGCAAATGCTTTACATTTTTATTTGCTGTAATTTTAATTGCGGCTTCAACAATTTCTTATGCAGAAGGTACACTGAAAAAGTTAAATCTTGCGGAATTAAATAGCTTGCTTGAGAGCAACAAAGGCAAGGTGGTGGTACTTAACCTGTGGGCAACATGGTGTCCACCGTGCAGGAAAGAGATGCCAGGTTTTATCAACCTTTACAAAAAATATAAGGGCAAGGGGATTGAGATCATTGGTGTTGCTTTCGATGAAAACGGACAAGAAGTAGTTCCACCCTTTATAAAATCATTGGGTGTCAATTATCCAATTTACCTTGATGGAGGAGATATCGGTCCTGCGTATGACCTGCAGGCTTATCCAACCACAATTATTTATGGGAAAGACGGCAAGGTGGTTAACAAACATCTTGGTTATTTGTCGGAAGAAGATTTGGATGCAGAACTGAGCAAACTGTTGAAAAAATAA
- a CDS encoding multiheme c-type cytochrome, translating to MTMWKMATRLRMTNTPGPQESLFTKEYLHVRQDVHFERGMQCADCHTSIDVHGDGNIYPATVYQTEITCYDCHGTPEKYPWELPVGYGTPVTLDGDRGVYTGGAREYLLTSRGNAKANWVREDNKAYIVSLYTGKKHETPLLKDINLHNAFKTKQGKVAMSTIDRHIEKLECYACHASWAPQCYGCHMQYDRRVKGTDWITTSKKVDSTTGRQTVTKEDGDLSLENRSFMRWESPILGINLRGKVSPLAPGCQVFYTFVDEEGNVKALNKHYITSTGHNSPTLAPMHPHSISLVARTCEDCHTNSKTIGYGTSNSRSAEKLLGDSPMFQDLSKGVYGDIPDAKTGRWETPRIEDFPHALDQLVVRSGKQIQNMPFPEDRSLNQEERNLVEREGLCIGCHQYYGTPEWDKIIEKYGRAETAEQHEKMVSEAIKSLREKCK from the coding sequence ATGACTATGTGGAAGATGGCCACGCGCCTCCGTATGACGAACACGCCAGGCCCCCAGGAATCCCTCTTTACGAAGGAATATCTGCATGTAAGACAGGACGTGCATTTTGAAAGGGGTATGCAGTGTGCGGATTGCCATACCTCAATAGATGTCCATGGAGACGGGAATATCTATCCTGCGACTGTTTATCAAACAGAGATTACCTGCTATGATTGCCATGGCACGCCGGAGAAATATCCATGGGAACTTCCCGTGGGATACGGGACACCCGTGACTCTGGATGGGGACAGGGGTGTTTATACGGGTGGAGCAAGGGAATATCTCCTTACCTCCAGGGGAAATGCGAAGGCCAACTGGGTCAGGGAAGACAACAAGGCCTATATCGTAAGCCTGTACACAGGCAAGAAGCATGAAACCCCTTTGCTGAAGGATATAAATTTGCATAATGCATTTAAGACCAAACAGGGAAAGGTTGCCATGTCAACCATTGACAGGCATATTGAAAAACTGGAGTGTTACGCCTGCCATGCCTCGTGGGCGCCTCAGTGTTATGGATGTCATATGCAATATGACAGGAGGGTAAAAGGTACTGATTGGATAACGACATCCAAGAAAGTAGACTCCACAACGGGCAGGCAAACGGTTACGAAAGAAGACGGCGACCTATCTCTTGAAAACAGGTCATTTATGAGATGGGAGAGTCCAATATTAGGAATTAATCTGAGAGGGAAGGTTTCCCCCCTCGCCCCGGGGTGTCAGGTCTTTTACACCTTTGTTGATGAGGAGGGAAATGTCAAGGCACTCAATAAGCATTATATTACCTCTACCGGGCATAATTCCCCTACATTAGCTCCCATGCACCCTCATTCAATCAGTCTGGTTGCCAGAACCTGCGAGGATTGTCATACTAACTCCAAGACCATCGGATATGGTACAAGTAATTCAAGGAGCGCTGAAAAGCTCCTGGGTGATAGCCCCATGTTTCAGGATTTATCAAAGGGGGTGTATGGGGATATCCCCGATGCAAAGACGGGGAGGTGGGAAACCCCAAGAATTGAAGATTTCCCGCATGCGCTGGACCAACTGGTCGTAAGAAGTGGAAAACAAATCCAAAATATGCCATTCCCGGAAGACAGATCATTGAATCAGGAGGAGAGGAACCTTGTCGAAAGAGAAGGTCTATGTATCGGATGTCATCAGTATTATGGAACACCCGAATGGGATAAAATAATCGAAAAATATGGGAGGGCAGAAACAGCCGAACAGCATGAGAAGATGGTTTCTGAGGCAATAAAGAGTCTTAGGGAAAAATGTAAATAA
- a CDS encoding heavy metal translocating P-type ATPase: protein MLVETEIEKQNKKLQVKVGGISCSFCAESIRKAYRRIDAVKDVNVSLAHEEVLIQYDPEKITETELKNTVRQLGYTVRDPKKARTYEEEEAELQREKWRLIIAAGFTGTAALLMNSMWVGYYQSWFKWLMMRLAFATIFGPGWYIFTMAVHSLRRRILNQHVLLESGAFAGLFGGFAGFFLKNFPITDFFQVAVSLTTYHILSGYLSLRVRTRVSQAVRKLLALQPPIARVIRNGREEEVPIENVQVGDRVRVRPGEQIPVDGEVVDGVSVVDESLVTGESMPVEKSVGNEVIGGSLNQAGTLIVKVMRVGEESFLQQVARHIEEARALKPGIIQLVDKILKYYVPGVLICAILGITIWTLGAWLVTGEVNLTRGIFAALAVLVMGYPCALGMATPLAMIYGGGVAARKGILIRSSEAFQALKDTRVVVLDKTGTITEGKPKVVDVIPIRTFDDREVLQIAASAEKPSEHPLARAIVNHAQTLDITLTDIGQFQAVPGKGARAMMNGRAVCVGSLRYFAEEDVEVDKGYNEAKAFEEQGKTVVGVSIDKEFLGLITVADTLKEDALETVHQMKEIGLRPVMITGDNQRTAQAVARQVGIDEVIAEAMPDEKVTQVRKLQAQGYRVAMVGDGINDAPALMQADVGIAIGAGTDIAIESADVILIGNRLGGVLDAYLIGRNSYKKTQQNLILAFIFNGIGVPAAATGFFHPGWAMIAMVASVSTVLLNSFGSRLLSAKKMKAKERQVVTFDIPNMHCEGCLDTIRTALEKRIGVAEVKADLEKHLLEIISYNKDISPEGIKELLTEAGFKPSELTKNLPAPISN, encoded by the coding sequence ATGTTAGTCGAGACTGAAATAGAAAAACAGAATAAGAAATTACAGGTCAAGGTAGGTGGTATCTCTTGCTCATTCTGTGCAGAGAGCATCAGAAAGGCTTACCGTCGGATAGATGCTGTGAAGGATGTCAATGTCAGTCTTGCTCACGAAGAGGTACTAATTCAGTATGATCCTGAAAAGATAACAGAAACAGAATTGAAAAATACTGTGCGTCAATTAGGCTATACTGTCCGTGACCCAAAGAAAGCACGGACGTATGAGGAAGAAGAGGCGGAACTACAACGGGAAAAGTGGCGGTTGATTATTGCTGCCGGATTTACAGGTACCGCAGCCCTGCTGATGAACAGCATGTGGGTAGGCTACTATCAGTCATGGTTCAAATGGTTAATGATGAGATTGGCGTTTGCAACAATTTTTGGTCCTGGCTGGTATATCTTCACTATGGCAGTTCATTCCTTGCGCAGGAGGATACTTAACCAGCATGTGCTTCTGGAATCTGGCGCATTTGCTGGTCTCTTTGGTGGGTTTGCTGGATTCTTTCTGAAAAATTTCCCAATCACTGACTTCTTTCAGGTCGCTGTTTCGCTCACGACTTACCATATCCTTTCAGGTTACCTTTCGTTAAGGGTTCGCACCCGTGTCTCCCAGGCCGTGCGCAAACTGCTTGCGCTTCAGCCTCCTATAGCGAGAGTAATTCGCAATGGCAGGGAAGAAGAGGTACCCATTGAAAATGTACAGGTGGGCGACCGCGTACGCGTGCGTCCGGGTGAGCAAATCCCGGTTGACGGGGAAGTGGTGGACGGTGTCTCTGTTGTAGATGAGAGTCTTGTAACCGGCGAGTCCATGCCGGTTGAAAAAAGCGTGGGTAATGAGGTGATCGGCGGTTCGCTGAATCAAGCAGGAACGTTGATTGTGAAGGTAATGCGCGTTGGTGAAGAGAGTTTTCTCCAGCAAGTAGCACGACACATTGAAGAGGCACGCGCTCTAAAGCCAGGGATCATTCAGCTCGTGGATAAGATCCTTAAGTATTACGTACCGGGTGTCCTAATATGTGCTATACTTGGAATTACAATCTGGACCTTAGGTGCCTGGTTGGTTACGGGAGAGGTGAATTTGACTCGTGGTATCTTTGCGGCACTGGCCGTGCTGGTTATGGGTTATCCATGTGCATTGGGGATGGCGACACCGCTGGCAATGATTTACGGCGGAGGTGTGGCTGCAAGGAAAGGTATCCTTATCCGTTCAAGTGAGGCCTTTCAGGCTTTAAAGGATACCAGGGTCGTTGTACTTGATAAAACCGGTACAATTACCGAAGGGAAACCGAAGGTAGTAGATGTTATACCGATTAGAACATTCGATGACCGGGAGGTATTACAAATTGCTGCATCTGCGGAAAAACCGTCAGAACACCCACTGGCCCGAGCAATTGTCAATCATGCCCAGACATTGGATATTACTTTAACCGATATTGGCCAGTTTCAGGCTGTACCTGGCAAAGGCGCACGGGCGATGATGAACGGCCGAGCAGTTTGCGTAGGTAGTTTACGGTATTTTGCAGAAGAAGATGTGGAAGTGGACAAAGGATACAATGAGGCCAAAGCGTTTGAGGAACAAGGAAAAACTGTCGTTGGGGTGTCCATTGATAAAGAATTTCTGGGTCTCATTACTGTTGCTGATACTTTAAAGGAGGATGCACTGGAAACGGTTCACCAGATGAAGGAGATCGGTTTAAGGCCGGTGATGATTACAGGGGACAATCAGCGTACGGCACAGGCAGTGGCACGGCAAGTTGGTATTGATGAAGTAATAGCAGAGGCAATGCCCGATGAGAAGGTAACACAGGTGCGGAAATTGCAAGCACAGGGGTATCGGGTAGCCATGGTGGGTGATGGCATTAACGATGCCCCCGCCCTTATGCAGGCAGACGTCGGTATAGCAATCGGTGCAGGAACGGATATTGCCATTGAATCAGCAGATGTAATTCTCATTGGTAACCGTCTGGGCGGTGTTTTAGATGCTTATCTCATTGGTCGCAACTCATATAAAAAGACACAACAAAATCTCATTCTGGCATTTATCTTCAATGGCATTGGTGTGCCGGCTGCCGCTACTGGATTCTTTCACCCTGGCTGGGCTATGATCGCAATGGTAGCCAGCGTGAGTACTGTGCTTCTGAATTCCTTTGGTAGTCGACTTTTGTCTGCAAAGAAAATGAAAGCCAAAGAAAGGCAGGTCGTAACTTTTGATATTCCTAATATGCACTGTGAAGGATGTCTGGATACGATTCGGACTGCGTTGGAAAAGAGGATAGGGGTTGCGGAGGTTAAAGCCGATTTGGAAAAGCATCTACTTGAAATAATTTCTTATAACAAGGATATTTCACCAGAAGGGATTAAAGAACTTCTTACAGAGGCGGGGTTTAAACCATCTGAATTAACGAAAAATTTGCCGGCCCCCATTAGTAATTGA
- a CDS encoding ester cyclase, with product MVEMWERHTASEFEAKNVDAALATMTDEPYINNIPVMAGGVGREGVRQFYGNYFIPTLPADNEIILVSRTVGHDRIVDELVHKFTHSVEMAWILPGILPTGKHVELAVVAIVEFKDGKIASEHIYWDQASLLVQLDLIKGDNLPVSGVETARKLLDPSLPSNELIQRIGGSK from the coding sequence ATGGTCGAGATGTGGGAAAGGCACACGGCCTCCGAGTTTGAGGCAAAGAACGTCGATGCCGCACTTGCAACCATGACAGACGAACCTTACATTAATAACATCCCGGTGATGGCCGGTGGGGTGGGGCGTGAAGGGGTCCGCCAATTCTACGGCAACTACTTTATCCCGACGTTGCCTGCCGATAATGAGATCATCCTTGTCTCGCGCACCGTTGGGCATGACCGGATCGTGGATGAACTCGTTCACAAATTTACCCACTCGGTTGAGATGGCGTGGATCCTGCCCGGCATACTGCCAACCGGCAAACACGTCGAACTGGCCGTGGTGGCTATTGTCGAATTCAAAGATGGTAAGATCGCCAGCGAACACATTTACTGGGATCAGGCCTCCCTGCTCGTTCAACTGGATCTCATCAAGGGCGACAACCTGCCCGTCTCAGGCGTTGAGACTGCCCGCAAGCTCCTTGACCCCAGCTTGCCCTCAAACGAGTTGATTCAGCGCATTGGCGGTAGTAAGTGA
- a CDS encoding protein-tyrosine phosphatase family protein codes for MPNEHEKNLVESLGLEYVHIPWADERAPTMTQIRMMLDTVKNSQGRVFQHCLRGIGRDMTMAVCYKIATHGVSASKFIAEVSKEAPRWESDQKHDVNTNEPVQFKLLREFEREWKGEKK; via the coding sequence GTGCCCAATGAACATGAAAAAAATTTGGTGGAGAGTCTGGGATTGGAATACGTCCATATTCCATGGGCAGACGAACGGGCACCTACCATGACACAAATACGGATGATGCTGGATACCGTAAAAAATTCGCAGGGCCGTGTTTTTCAGCATTGCTTGAGGGGTATAGGGAGGGACATGACGATGGCAGTCTGTTACAAAATTGCTACCCATGGTGTATCTGCCTCGAAATTTATTGCAGAAGTGAGCAAAGAGGCACCGCGTTGGGAGTCAGACCAAAAACATGATGTGAATACGAACGAACCCGTACAGTTCAAACTCCTCCGGGAATTCGAAAGAGAATGGAAGGGAGAGAAAAAGTAA
- a CDS encoding transglutaminase-like domain-containing protein codes for MKPRIACAVACLIIFCIFFLEVSEATNAPKIRILEFTYIARVDDIPEGTKQISIWLPYPKNDANQKITPLRISAPCPASINKDGKYGNYILYLTVANPACRSIKVEMKFRVKRREYIRRDFDQMHIRIRNDFDPMMQRWLQPDRLVPIDDRIKILAEDVTRGKTSNLEKARAINDYTIASLTYDKSGTGWGRGDICYACDVRRGNCTDFHAVFIGFCRAVGIPAKFAIGFPLPAERGQGEIAGYHCWAEFYLKGYGWVPVDVSEAYKDPARREYFFGAHDENRVQFTIGRDIVLNPPQNGKPLNYFIYPYVEVDGKPFSSVQYKFLFKDLAIKNAN; via the coding sequence ATGAAGCCCAGAATTGCCTGCGCCGTTGCTTGCCTTATAATTTTTTGCATATTTTTCCTGGAGGTGTCTGAGGCCACGAATGCTCCTAAGATACGAATATTAGAATTCACCTACATTGCAAGGGTCGATGACATCCCTGAGGGTACCAAACAAATATCAATATGGTTGCCATATCCAAAGAACGATGCGAATCAAAAAATTACTCCCTTGCGTATTTCTGCACCCTGTCCCGCGAGTATCAATAAAGACGGTAAGTATGGAAATTATATCCTTTACCTCACTGTCGCAAATCCCGCATGCCGCTCAATAAAGGTCGAGATGAAATTCAGGGTGAAACGCCGTGAATACATTCGACGAGATTTTGATCAGATGCACATTCGGATCCGAAATGATTTCGATCCGATGATGCAACGGTGGCTTCAACCGGATCGACTCGTGCCTATCGATGACCGCATCAAAATACTTGCGGAGGATGTCACTCGGGGCAAAACTAGTAATCTAGAGAAGGCACGCGCTATCAATGATTACACCATTGCCAGCCTGACTTACGATAAGAGTGGTACTGGCTGGGGGCGGGGTGATATTTGCTATGCGTGCGATGTCAGACGCGGGAATTGCACCGATTTTCACGCTGTATTTATCGGATTTTGCAGGGCAGTTGGTATTCCAGCAAAATTCGCAATCGGGTTTCCTCTCCCGGCAGAGCGTGGTCAGGGGGAAATCGCCGGTTATCATTGCTGGGCTGAATTTTATCTGAAAGGATACGGATGGGTGCCTGTAGATGTTTCAGAAGCTTATAAGGATCCGGCAAGAAGAGAATATTTCTTTGGTGCGCATGACGAAAATCGAGTGCAGTTTACCATTGGGCGTGACATTGTCCTAAACCCACCGCAAAATGGCAAACCGCTGAACTATTTCATCTATCCATACGTGGAAGTTGATGGAAAACCTTTTTCCAGCGTACAGTACAAATTCCTCTTTAAGGATTTGGCAATTAAAAATGCCAATTGA